ATCTGTTTTTATGAATTATtgaagaaataggaagaaagatTACTTTTATGCAGTAACAATCTCTAAAGATATTGTGCCTTTTACTGGCTAGGGACTTGTATACCAGTGGTTGTATTAGGAGGAACTAGAAGATAAGTAATTACCTCTAAGTCTGTTCTGGAAACACCAATAACTAATTACATGGCTTTACTTTAACAAATTTATTTAGtaagtactaaaaaaaaaatgtagcagaaTAAAGGGAAATAGCATGGTAGAAACACTACGTACAGGCAATTTCATAAATATTATATGCAGTGTTTTTGAAAAATTCTTCTTCCCTATGGTCCTGTGGCTGAGAAAATTAGTCTTTGTACAGTAATTAGCAGatgttaatttttgttttttttgtaatatgACTGTTCTCAGAACGTGTTTACactgaaaatgttgaaattcGTGTTTCAGTTAATAAGCTTTCTAAGTTAGAGAAACAGTAAAAAGGTAAAAGTAGTTTGTACTAATTGCACATAAATTAGCATTAGAAGTCATCTGAAGGACAGGTTAATGCGGGTTACATTTTATTTAGGACTTCTTGTAAAATAACCTGTGAAATGTGGCATGTACTAAACTGCTTAGCTAAAAGGTTGCTAAGATTCCTTTCTGAGTCTGAAATCTTTGGGACAGAATTCAATCTCCTGTCAACTGTCATAGTTTCATCACATTTCTATATACTAATGTTGTATAAGGATCTGTTCTTAATCTGTAAAATGTAGCAAAGTATCAATAAAAGCAGACAGTTTGAGTACATTAccaaaaaaatagtgaaaagaCTGTAAATGacttaaaaagataaaaggtaGTAAGGTATTATGAATTGAAAGTCATACCTTGTGAAAGGCAATCCAAAGGAATTTCTTTACAAGTTGTAGTGGAATGTTCAGAATAACAGTTATTCTGCATGGTGCCAGAACTGAGATTGGGTTTCTTTTGTGCCCGTGCTAAAGCTGTAGCTTGGCCTCGGAGATAAACATAATCCTTATGCAAACGGTGGAATTCAAGCTGTGCTACATCTCTCTCATTTTCAATAGTCCACAGTTGATTTTCTAATAGTAAGCATTCTTTAGACAGTTTTCTAATGTCATTTTCATATTTGGAAGCGTATTGTCTGTATTCATTCAGTTCTCTCTTAAGTAGCTGATTTTCCTCTGTGATGTCTGTTACTACTGTTGATAACCTCTTATATTCTGTGTTTGCAGCGGTCAAGTCGTATTTTAAAAGATCAGTGtctgcttttgcatttctgGGTTCAGTCAtgagtttcttttctgtataCACTTCATCTGTCTGGACTTCCTCAGTGTCCTTCAGCAGCATCTGTTTAGTATTAGAACATTCCTGCAGAGTCATTTCAAGATTAagttttttctctgcaaatgttTGCATTAATTGAAGATGAGTCTCCAGTTCAGATTTTgttgcagtttctttttctttcatttgttttatttcactctgCTTTCCTTCAAGCTCTTGCTCTAGGGAgctcttttcttctgtaagCTGACcaagttttttatttatttcttgtgaATTGGAGCATTTGTGTTTCAAGGACTCTAGCATTGCATTGAGCCTCCCTTTTTCGCAAGTACCAACAGTCatcttttcttctaatttcttgTTCCTAATCTGAAAATCATGTAGTGCCTGTGTTGTGTCTTTGTTTCCATTGTGGtgttgattctttttcttttcaaggatTATTTTCTGGTTCTGGAgttctttatattttcttatCAGACTCTTTACTTCCTTAACGCATTCCTCATTGCCTTCTGGTGATTTAAGCAACTGAGTTTGCATACTCTTCTTTTCTTTCGTGAAGTCCTTAATTTTCACAtcatattttgatattttttctttcaaagattgTACAGAATCAGCAAGAGGTGTGACCTTGTTCATGAGATGTAGATTTTCATTCTCAACATAATGTACTCTTTTTTGCAGATGCTCAGAGTTTTTCAGAGGCTTATGCAATGCTTCAATTTCTCCATCATATTCAGGGgatgctttgtttttactgaaCTTCTGATCTCCTAGCCTCAGCAGCATCTGGTTAAAAACAGACAGTCATTCTTTTTCTAGTTGCTGTTTGTGATCAAGCATTAGTAGCTTATCTTTCAccattttggaaaatgaatcTACCTGGCATCTGTTATCTTCACTACAACTGCTTTTAAATTCAAgtacatttctgctttcagattctgctttttcattgcATGCTGTTGTAGGAGGGGTTATACTGCCTTACTCAGAATCTTTATAAATTTTTTGATCAAAATGTAGGCAATTTTCATTAAGTAGAGCTGAAGCAGTATGTGATTCATCCAAAGAAGTCACAATTTCTGCAATGTCTTTCAAGTTACttaatttttcctctgtataAGAAGatagatttttctgtattttgtccTAGCAAGTCTGAATTAGTACTGGCTGACTTCCAAAACTCTCGTTTCAGCAACTTGGTAGCATAATTATCATCTATTTTAcaaatttctttcctgtgttcaGGTAAATTCATAGGAAGCTTAGATTTACTAAAAATTACCTTCTCCTGGGCAGCATCTGATCTTTCTGTCTCTGAATCAGTGCCAGATACCAAATGTCCACGTGTAAACtcattgtttattttaagtatCCTTTTGTTTCCAATTAGATTTTCTGAATCTTCAaccttttcagttttcagtgaaATCCTATGTGAAATTTGTATATCACTGACCACATTTTTAGCACTGCAGTTTACTTCCACGCGCTCTTCAGAACCGGATTGTTGGTCATGGTGAACTTCTCTTTGAGAAGACGACAATTCAGGATATTCCATATGCTACctcacaaaattaaaaacaaatgtccaaaaaaaaaaatcatactgtAAGAATAATGAAATGTAGTAATTTAAGCATAAGACATCTGAGTTGCTAAAAAAGCCACTTCTCAGTCAAGGCTTGCACAAATTTTCTCTGTCAAGGCCATTTAGCTATTACGTTAACAATTTTAATCAGCCTCATTTAATTCAGTATTGGGTTTTGGAGCAAGCAGAATATACTGATGTCTTAAATTGATTATATTTCAAGCAAAGGAGAGACGAACTAAGGAGATTATAGTTTGTCTTTGGTTTTGTCATCCTAGTCAGCACAAATTAAAGACAAACTGGAGTTGCACTAAATAGATGCAGAAAAAGTAAGTTTTATtccctttcttcatttctgtcccCTCCTTGGCTATGTCCTGTTTCATTATATGCTTTGCATTGCATTCCATATCCAGTGAAAATAACCCAAATGAAGATCAAGCTACTATGTTgtgcaaaaaagaaatggaacttAAAGTGAGTGGAAGGGAACGGTATGCATATTTATGacttctcaggaagaaaacacttgTTTTTTGTACTCAGAATACCCATTgggttattaaaaaaaaaaaaaaagattaaagctAAAATCCATCTACAGAATAATGTGTTTGTAAGTAAAAACTGTTAACATACCAGTGATGCATTATTTGCTGTAAAAGTGATGTGTGCAGTCATCATAATCTTGGCTGACGTATGTACTGgggttttcatttcaaatatatttttatttagtatGTCACTGATTTCAGACTGTACCTGAAAAAGATTGTTTATAGAAAACTTACGTGTGTAAGTATTTCACTttccaaaacacatttttaatcaGGAAGTTATCTCCTGCAAAGGACAGACTGAATGGAAATGAAGTGTAGGAACAGGGAACTGTGCATAACAAGCAAAGCATAATGCTAAACATCCTTTCTGCCTTTAGCTTTTACATAATGAATCAGACAAAATgatggggggttggactcgatgatctctggagggtcccttccaacccctacaattctgtgatggCAGAAAATGCTCCTCAAAAGGTGGTCTAGCATTCTGTGAGAAATGGTAGTTTGCAGTATTGGAGCTGGTTCTGGTATCTAATGACTAACATTATGTGGAATTGAAACTTATTTGAAAACAACAGTTTCCTTGAGGTTACAGTAGTGCAAGTTAGAACTAGTCCTTCAACTTTTAATagcttattatttttaatagtttaatAGTTTTCtagttttaatatatatttaatgtacATAATAACCTAAAATACTTATGGCAATATCTAAAAATGCAGGAGTTGGCATTTACACTTAAGATCATTTGTGTAGTTTTTTTACCATATTAGCATTCTCCAGagtctgttt
The Lagopus muta isolate bLagMut1 chromosome 4, bLagMut1 primary, whole genome shotgun sequence genome window above contains:
- the CCDC110 gene encoding coiled-coil domain-containing protein 110; translated protein: MEYPELSSSQREVHHDQQSGSEERVEVNCSAKNVVSDIQISHRISLKTEKVEDSENLIGNKRILKINNEFTRGHLVSGTDSETERSDAAQEKMLLRLGDQKFSKNKASPEYDGEIEALHKPLKNSEHLQKRVHYVENENLHLMNKVTPLADSVQSLKEKISKYDVKIKDFTKEKKSMQTQLLKSPEGNEECVKEVKSLIRKYKELQNQKIILEKKKNQHHNGNKDTTQALHDFQIRNKKLEEKMTVGTCEKGRLNAMLESLKHKCSNSQEINKKLGQLTEEKSSLEQELEGKQSEIKQMKEKETATKSELETHLQLMQTFAEKKLNLEMTLQECSNTKQMLLKDTEEVQTDEVYTEKKLMTEPRNAKADTDLLKYDLTAANTEYKRLSTVVTDITEENQLLKRELNEYRQYASKYENDIRKLSKECLLLENQLWTIENERDVAQLEFHRLHKDYVYLRGQATALARAQKKPNLSSGTMQNNCYSEHSTTTCKEIPLDCLSQGNEKITKIQKKIRQEELKRWKEEQGKENKNFRAVFISCTTSEQQLEVPCSPICLGGLNLQSS